The following proteins come from a genomic window of Lycium ferocissimum isolate CSIRO_LF1 chromosome 4, AGI_CSIRO_Lferr_CH_V1, whole genome shotgun sequence:
- the LOC132052872 gene encoding uncharacterized protein LOC132052872 isoform X2 yields the protein MESTKNLGSADLSVSTKELSLPSNSTGIFSSIFPPPSKVMGRKASAAELIQSLEKQSSGCREWNKASPGHCTSSKEHESLFQDQVEPCPLSSAIFYGGQEDMYIKSSDDRKTIPYPRYKKEGREYDSGGNNQHDASRGNWWQGVPEVLEPGCYRFVEDEQVRPCVDRLKSFHSAFSCNGYLDLIYDMDLFKYFWLSALQSRGFDNCVDVSIHF from the exons ATGGAAAGTACTAAGAATCTTGGTTCTGCTGATCTTTCTGTTTCCACCAAAGAATTATCTCTGCCATCCAACTCCACGGgtattttctcttcaattttccCACCACCATCTAAG GTTATGGGAAGGAAAGCTTCGGCGGCTGAACTTATACAATCTCTGGAGAAGCAGTCCTCTGGTTGTAGGGAATGGAACAAAGCATCTCCAG GGCATTGCACATCCAGTAAGGAACATGAATCACTTTTTCAAGATCAAGTGGAACCATGTCCCCTAAGTTCTGCTATCTTCTATGGTGGTCAAGAGGACATGTACATCAAGTCATCCGATGATCGAAAAACTATCCCGTATCCTAga TATAAGAAggaaggaagagaatatgattCTGGCGGAAACAACCAACATGATGCTTCTAGAGGAAATTGGTGGCAAG GAGTTCCTGAAGTCTTGGAACCAGGTTGCTATAGATTTGTTGAAGACGAACAAGTACGGCCATGTGTTGACAGACTCAAGAGTTTTCATTCTGCGTTCTCTTGTAATGGTTATTTGGACCTTATATATGACATGgacctttttaaatatttttggctCAGTGCCTTACAAAGCAGGGGTTTTGATAATTGTGTTGACGTCTCTATACACTTCTAA
- the LOC132052872 gene encoding uncharacterized protein LOC132052872 isoform X1, whose product MESTKNLGSADLSVSTKELSLPSNSTGIFSSIFPPPSKVMGRKASAAELIQSLEKQSSGCREWNKASPAHVTKNREGAGHCTSSKEHESLFQDQVEPCPLSSAIFYGGQEDMYIKSSDDRKTIPYPRYKKEGREYDSGGNNQHDASRGNWWQGVPEVLEPGCYRFVEDEQVRPCVDRLKSFHSAFSCNGYLDLIYDMDLFKYFWLSALQSRGFDNCVDVSIHF is encoded by the exons ATGGAAAGTACTAAGAATCTTGGTTCTGCTGATCTTTCTGTTTCCACCAAAGAATTATCTCTGCCATCCAACTCCACGGgtattttctcttcaattttccCACCACCATCTAAG GTTATGGGAAGGAAAGCTTCGGCGGCTGAACTTATACAATCTCTGGAGAAGCAGTCCTCTGGTTGTAGGGAATGGAACAAAGCATCTCCAG CTCATGTGACAAAAAATAGAGAAGGTGCAGGGCATTGCACATCCAGTAAGGAACATGAATCACTTTTTCAAGATCAAGTGGAACCATGTCCCCTAAGTTCTGCTATCTTCTATGGTGGTCAAGAGGACATGTACATCAAGTCATCCGATGATCGAAAAACTATCCCGTATCCTAga TATAAGAAggaaggaagagaatatgattCTGGCGGAAACAACCAACATGATGCTTCTAGAGGAAATTGGTGGCAAG GAGTTCCTGAAGTCTTGGAACCAGGTTGCTATAGATTTGTTGAAGACGAACAAGTACGGCCATGTGTTGACAGACTCAAGAGTTTTCATTCTGCGTTCTCTTGTAATGGTTATTTGGACCTTATATATGACATGgacctttttaaatatttttggctCAGTGCCTTACAAAGCAGGGGTTTTGATAATTGTGTTGACGTCTCTATACACTTCTAA
- the LOC132052871 gene encoding uncharacterized protein LOC132052871 translates to MKKEDTVKLISAEGFEFIIDKKAAMVSQTIRNMLTSPGSFAETEHGEVTFPEISTTILEKICQYFYWSLQYASGKETEFHIEPEITLELMMAANYLHT, encoded by the exons ATGAAGAAGGAGGATACCGTGAAGCTAATTAGCGCTGAAGGTTTCGAATTCATAATTGATAAGAAAGCTGCTATGGTTTCACAGACCATTCGTAACATGCTCACTTCTCCAG GGAGTTTTGCTGAGACTGAGCATGGGGAAGTGACTTTTCCAGAGATTAGCACTACCATTCTTGAGAAGATCTGCCAGTACTTTTACTGGTCCCTTCAATATGCAAG TGGCAAAGAAACAGAATTTCATATTGAGCCTGAGATCACTTTGGAATTGATGATGGCTGCCAACTATTTGCACACCTGA